In Gasterosteus aculeatus chromosome 15, fGasAcu3.hap1.1, whole genome shotgun sequence, a single genomic region encodes these proteins:
- the foxa1 gene encoding hepatocyte nuclear factor 3-alpha has translation MLGPVKMEGHEAPDWSGYYSEEVYSPMAGGGMGSGLGMGSMSGYMCGSGTTSGSFNMSYGGTGLSPPPVGGMGGMGGPAPVTMSGLGGGVASMGGTLSPSGMTSAQQASMGLNPYGALSPAMSPGVAYGSGGLNRGRDNKAFRRSYPHAKPPYSYISLITMAIQQAPSKMLTLSEIYQWIMDLFPYYRQNQQRWQNSIRHSLSFNDCFVKVSRSPDKPGKGSYWTLHPDSGNMFENGCYLRRQKRFKCDKRPPSKSDGRKELSGGASPCKDKPPGLLDPSSLASSSQASSPPGLDLRGCGPLDSKVPGSQLLSSLSSPPHSMAHESQLHLKGDPHYSFNHPFSINNLMSSSEQQHKLDLKAYEALQYSSYGAGGRAVEPLEASYYQGVYPRPLLNTS, from the exons ATGCTCGGCCCCGTGAAGATGGAAGGGCACGAGGCTCCGGACTGGAGCGGATACTACAGCGAGGAG GTCTACTCTCCAATGGCGGGCGGTGGGATGGGTTCTGGTCTCGGGATGGGATCCATGTCGGGTTACATGTGTGGCAGCGGAACCACGTCCGGGTCCTTCAACATGTCGTACGGCGGGACCGGCCTGAGCCCCCCTCCGGTGGGTGGGATGGGGGGGATGGGTGGCCCGGCTCCGGTGACCATGTCAGGTCtaggagggggcgtggcctccaTGGGCGGGACCTTGAGCCCTTCCGGTATGACGTCGGCCCAGCAGGCGTCCATGGGCCTGAACCCGTACGGTGCCTTAAGTCCCGCCATGAGCCCCGGCGTGGCGTACGGCAGTGGCGGGCTAAACCGAGGCCGCGACAACAAGGCCTTCAGGAGGAGCTACCCGCACGCCAAGCCCCCCTACTCCTACATCTCCCTCATCACCATGGCGATCCAACAGGCGCCCAGCAAGATGCTGACGCTAAGCGAGATCTACCAGTGGATCATGGACCTGTTCCCGTACTACCGGCAGAACCAGCAGCGCTGGCAGAACTCCATCCGGCACTCGCTGTCGTTCAACGACTGCTTCGTAAAGGTGTCGCGCTCGCCCGACAAGCCGGGGAAGGGGTCCTATTGGACTCTGCACCCAGACTCTGGTAACATGTTTGAGAACGGCTGCTACCTGCGGCGCCAAAAAAGGTTCAAGTGCGACAAAAGGCCCCCGAGCAAGTCCGACGGAAGGAAGGAGCTGAGCGGGGGGGCGTCGCCATGCAAGGACAAACCCCCAGGGCTGCTGGACCCCTCCTCGCTGGCCTCCTCCAGCCAGGCGTCCTCGCCTCCGGGCCTGGACCTGCGGGGGTGTGGGCCGTTGGACTCCAAGGTGCCTGGCTCCCAGCTGTTGTCCTCCCTGTCGtcgcccccccactccatgGCGCACGAGTCCCAGCTGCACCTGAAGGGAGACCCCCACTACTCCTTCAACCACCCCTTCTCCATCAATAACTTAATGTCATCCTCGGAGCAGCAGCACAAACTGGACCTGAAGGCCTACGAGGCGCTGCAGTATTCCTCCTATGGGGCCGGGGGGCGGGCCGTGGAGCCACTGGAGGCCTCTTACTACCAGGGGGTCTACCCCAGACCACTCCTCAACACCTCCTAG
- the srp54 gene encoding signal recognition particle subunit SRP54, whose amino-acid sequence MVLADLGRKITSALRSLSNATIINEEVLNAMLKEVCAALLEADVNIKLVKQLRENVKAAIDLEEMASGLNKRRMIQHAVFKELVKLVDPGVKAWTPTKGKNNVIMFVGLQGSGKTTTCSKLAYYYQRKGWKTCLICADTFRAGAFDQLKQNATKARIPFYGSYTEMDPVIIAAEGVEKFKGENFEIIIVDTSGRHKQEDSLFEEMLQVSNAVQPDNIVYVMDASIGQACESQAKAFKDKVDVASVIVTKLDGHAKGGGALSAVAATRSPIIFIGTGEHIDDFEPFKTQPFISKLLGMGDIEGLIDRVNELKLDDNEELIDKLKHGQFTLRDMYEQFQNIMKMGPFGQIMGMIPGFGTDFMSKGNEQESMARLKKLMTIMDSMNDQELDSKDGAKLFSKQPNRIQRVGRGAGVATRDVQELLTQYTKFAQMVKKMGGIKGLFKGGDMSKNVNPSQMAKLNQQMAKMMDPRVLHHMGGMAGLQSMMRQFQQGAAGNMKGMMGFNNM is encoded by the exons ATGGTGTTGGCCGACCTCGGGAGGAAGATCACCTCGGCGCTGAGGTCTCTCAGCAACGCCACCATTATCAATGAAGAG GTGCTGAACGCCATGTTAAAGGAGGTGTGTGCTGCCCTCCTGGAGGCCGACGTCAACATCAAACTGGTCAAACAGCTGAGGGAGAATGTCAA GGCGGCCATAGACCTGGAGGAGATGGCTTCCGGTCTGAACAAGAGGAGGATGATTCAACATGCCGTCTTCAAGGAGCTCGTCAAG TTGGTGGACCCCGGTGTGAAGGCCTGGACTCCCACAAAAGGAAAGAACAACGTCATCATGTTTGTTGGTCTGCAGGGCAGTGGGAAAACTACAACCTGCTCCAAG CTGGCCTATTATTACCAAAGGAAGGGATGGAAGACGTGTCTGATCTGTGCCGACACCTTCAGAGCCG GTGCTTTCGATCAACTGAAGCAAAATGCCACCAAAGCCAGGATCCCGTTCTACGGCAG ctacaCAGAGATGGACCCGGTAATCATTGCTGCTGAGGGAGTGGAGAAGTTCAAAGGGGAGAACTTTGAGATCATCATTGTGGACACGAGCGGACGCCACAAACAGGAAGACTCTCTGTTTGAGGAGATGCTGCAGGTCTCCAATGCGGTG CAACCCGACAACATTGTGTACGTGATGGACGCGTCCATCGGGCAGGCCTGTGAGTCTCAGGCGAAGGCCTTCAAAGACAAAGTGGACGTGGCCTCAGTGATCGTCACCAAACTGGACGGGCACGCCAAAGGAGGTGGAGCTCTGAGCGC CGTGGCAGCCACCAGGAGTCCCATCATCTTCATCGGGACGGGAGAACACATTGATGACTTTGAGCCCTTCAAGACTCAACCCTTCATCAGCAAACTGCTCG GAATGGGAGACATCgagggtttgattgacagagtGAACGAACTAAAACTGGACGATAACGAGGAGCTGATCGACAAGCTGAAGCATG GTCAGTTCACCCTCAGGGACATGTACGAGCAGTTCCAGAACATCATGAAGATGGGGCCTTTCGGACAGATCATG GGGATGATCCCTGGTTTCGGGACAGACTTCATGAGCAAAGGAAACGAACAGGAATCAATGGCCCGATTGAAGAAACTGATGACCATCATGGACAGTATGAACGACCAAG AGCTGGACAGTAAGGACGGGGCCAAACTCTTCAGTAAGCAGCCCAACCGGATCCAGCGGGTCGGTCGGGGGGCCGGCGTTGCTACCAGAGACGTCCAGGAGCTGCTGACCCAGTACACCAAGTTCGCCCAGATGGTGAAGAAGATGGGGGGCATCAAGGGACTCTTCAAAG GAGGAGACATGTCTAAGAACGTGAACCCGTCTCAGATGGCTAAACTGAACCAGCAGATGGCCAAAATGATGGACCCCAGAGTTCTGCACCACATGG GGGGGATGGCTGGTCTCCAGTCAATGATGCGTCAGTTCCAGCAGGGCGCCGCCGGCAACATGAAAGGCATGATGGGATTTAACAACATGTGA